One Ardenticatenales bacterium DNA segment encodes these proteins:
- a CDS encoding glycosyltransferase family 2 protein, whose translation MTTLSVVIPAYNEEDGLAAIVRRVLSMQADLARVGVDGMELLVVDDGSGDRTREIAGIFANTLDNFHLIPHPHNKGYGAALKTGFGLARGELIAFLDADGTYPPEYLPQLCQKALNGADLVIGSRMAGAASQMPFTRRLGNLFFANLLTLVGRQRVTDSASGMRVFRREVLERVSPLPDGLNLTPVMSTRAIHEGVPMAEVPIPYSERVGRSKLSVVRDGSLFLRSIIWTVLTYNPVRILGLIGLLGMGLGLLAALGLVAARVRGVTSLAYLEVAALFAGGVAGITGLSIFSLGITFNYLVSLFHRRPVRQGLFGKPLFRTPLENHFSWLGLLTLGLGLLLGLASLALSLRGWEITRLWLYLLASAMLILVGVQLIISWVLQRVLQELRDNHS comes from the coding sequence ATGACGACGTTGTCGGTGGTGATTCCCGCTTACAATGAAGAGGATGGTCTGGCGGCCATTGTGCGGCGGGTGCTGTCGATGCAAGCAGACCTGGCGCGGGTGGGTGTGGATGGCATGGAGCTGCTGGTGGTGGATGATGGGTCGGGGGATAGGACGCGGGAGATTGCCGGCATTTTCGCCAACACCCTCGACAACTTCCACCTCATCCCCCATCCCCACAACAAAGGATACGGCGCCGCCCTCAAAACCGGCTTTGGCCTGGCCCGCGGCGAACTCATCGCCTTCCTCGACGCCGACGGAACCTATCCACCCGAATACCTGCCGCAGTTGTGCCAGAAAGCCCTTAACGGGGCCGACCTCGTCATTGGCTCACGCATGGCCGGAGCCGCCAGCCAAATGCCCTTCACCCGCCGCCTCGGCAACCTCTTCTTTGCCAACCTGCTCACCCTCGTGGGGCGGCAGCGCGTCACGGACAGCGCCAGCGGCATGCGTGTCTTCAGGCGGGAAGTGCTGGAGCGCGTCTCCCCCTTACCCGACGGCCTCAACCTCACCCCCGTCATGAGCACGCGCGCCATCCACGAGGGCGTGCCCATGGCCGAAGTGCCCATTCCCTACAGCGAGCGCGTGGGACGTTCCAAGCTGAGCGTGGTCCGTGACGGGTCGCTGTTTTTGCGCTCCATCATCTGGACGGTGCTGACTTACAATCCGGTGCGTATATTGGGCTTGATCGGCCTGTTGGGGATGGGATTGGGGCTGCTGGCGGCGCTGGGGTTGGTCGCGGCGCGCGTGCGCGGCGTCACCAGCCTGGCTTATCTGGAGGTGGCGGCCTTGTTTGCGGGGGGCGTTGCCGGCATCACCGGACTCAGCATCTTCTCCCTCGGCATCACCTTCAACTACCTCGTCTCCCTCTTCCACCGCCGCCCCGTGCGCCAGGGACTCTTTGGCAAACCCCTCTTCCGCACCCCCCTGGAAAACCATTTTAGCTGGCTGGGCCTGCTCACCCTCGGGCTTGGCCTCCTCCTCGGCCTCGCCAGCCTCGCCCTCAGCCTGCGCGGCTGGGAAATAACCCGCCTCTGGCTCTACCTCCTCGCCAGCGCCATGCTCATCCTCGTCGGCGTGCAGCTCATCATCAGTTGGGTCCTCCAGCGCGTCCTGCAAGAACTGCGCGACAATCACTCCTGA
- a CDS encoding acyltransferase encodes MALAGWIPTLAGIGLRGLLYRLILRMDGWAAIERGVRLRYASLIRLGHGVYLDEGTYLHACPNGIEIGAGTLVMHGAVLHVYNFRQMPHSGIKIGRNCLLGEYSVIRGQGGVSLGDRVYTSPFTQIIAVNHVFDDPNRSFVEQGITAQGIVIEDDVWLGASAIITDGVRVGRGAVVAAGAVVTADVPPHTVVAGVPARVIRHIDGRAASDKQIW; translated from the coding sequence ATGGCGCTGGCCGGGTGGATTCCGACCCTGGCGGGAATTGGCCTTCGGGGACTTTTGTACCGCCTCATCTTGCGCATGGATGGGTGGGCGGCCATTGAGCGCGGCGTGCGCCTGCGCTATGCCAGCCTCATCCGCCTGGGGCATGGCGTCTACCTGGATGAGGGGACTTATCTGCACGCTTGCCCAAATGGGATTGAGATTGGCGCGGGAACGTTGGTGATGCACGGCGCGGTGCTGCACGTCTATAATTTTCGCCAGATGCCCCACTCCGGCATCAAAATTGGCCGCAATTGCCTGCTGGGGGAGTACAGCGTCATTCGCGGCCAGGGGGGCGTTTCGCTCGGCGACCGCGTTTACACCTCTCCTTTTACGCAGATCATTGCCGTGAATCACGTGTTTGACGACCCGAATCGCTCATTTGTGGAGCAGGGTATCACCGCGCAGGGGATCGTCATTGAGGATGATGTCTGGTTGGGAGCCAGCGCCATCATTACGGACGGGGTGCGCGTGGGGCGCGGGGCGGTGGTGGCGGCGGGCGCGGTGGTGACGGCGGATGTGCCGCCGCATACGGTGGTGGCGGGCGTGCCGGCACGGGTCATTCGTCACATTGATGGTCGCGCCGCATCAGACAAACAGATTTGGTAG
- a CDS encoding glycosyltransferase family 4 protein, with the protein MRIAMIGPFGFHPNKTMRARALNLARALVRRNQQVSIFMPPWHTPREADRVWTEDGVAIRYVPLRGGVVGITHRLVRECLAWKPDVVHCFKPKAYSGLAAWWLWRRQQVRLVVDTDDWEGAGGWNEIAPYSRGQKWFFARQERWGMTHCHALTVASRTLQSLAWAQGAPPTRVVYVPNGPGITAPTGDAAARRAALGLGQRPTLLLYSRLFEFDGERLVQILRRVRESVPTFALLMVGAGLYAADAAALRAGLADAGLLPHIVDVGWLEEQDVAAALAVADVGIYLMEDTLLNRTKCPVKLADMLACGVPVVGEAVGQVPEYVVHGQTGLLRPSGDSDGIAADLVELLRNQERRRLLGRMAQAHIEAHFRWDHLAARVEEAYTEQQATTYAGA; encoded by the coding sequence ATGCGTATTGCCATGATCGGCCCGTTTGGGTTTCATCCAAATAAAACCATGCGTGCCCGCGCGCTGAATCTGGCGCGGGCCTTGGTGCGGCGCAATCAGCAGGTAAGCATCTTTATGCCGCCGTGGCATACGCCGCGGGAGGCGGATCGTGTCTGGACGGAGGATGGCGTGGCGATTCGTTACGTACCGTTGCGCGGTGGCGTGGTAGGGATCACGCACCGCCTGGTGCGCGAATGCCTGGCCTGGAAGCCGGACGTGGTGCACTGCTTCAAGCCCAAGGCGTACAGCGGATTGGCGGCCTGGTGGTTGTGGCGGCGGCAGCAGGTACGGTTGGTGGTGGATACGGATGATTGGGAAGGCGCGGGGGGATGGAATGAGATCGCGCCCTATTCCCGTGGGCAAAAATGGTTTTTTGCCCGGCAGGAGCGGTGGGGCATGACGCATTGCCATGCGCTGACGGTGGCCAGCCGCACGCTGCAAAGCCTGGCCTGGGCGCAAGGCGCGCCGCCAACGCGGGTGGTCTATGTCCCCAATGGACCGGGGATAACCGCGCCCACGGGAGATGCCGCGGCCCGCCGCGCGGCATTGGGTTTGGGGCAGCGCCCGACCCTGTTGCTATACAGCCGTCTGTTTGAGTTTGACGGAGAGCGGCTGGTCCAGATATTGCGGCGAGTGCGGGAGTCCGTACCCACATTTGCCCTTTTGATGGTCGGCGCGGGACTGTACGCGGCGGACGCGGCGGCGCTGCGAGCTGGGCTGGCGGACGCCGGGCTGCTGCCACACATCGTGGACGTGGGCTGGCTGGAAGAGCAAGATGTGGCCGCCGCGCTGGCGGTAGCGGATGTGGGCATCTATCTTATGGAAGACACGCTGCTCAATCGCACCAAATGTCCCGTCAAACTGGCTGACATGCTGGCTTGTGGCGTTCCCGTTGTGGGCGAAGCCGTGGGCCAGGTGCCGGAATACGTGGTCCACGGACAGACAGGGTTGCTGCGCCCCAGCGGCGACAGCGATGGCATTGCCGCCGATTTAGTGGAATTGTTGCGGAATCAGGAGCGCCGTCGTCTCCTCGGGCGGATGGCCCAGGCACACATTGAGGCCCATTTCCGCTGGGATCATCTGGCGGCGCGTGTGGAAGAAGCCTACACGGAACAACAGGCCACGACATACGCGGGCGCTTGA
- a CDS encoding hemerythrin family protein: MSTLLRFTWSDALKTGVPLIDVQHKELIQTFNDLADAIELGTGSSAIKKLLSYLKYYAEWHFEREERCADACRCPFAQTNKRAHERFVEIFGHLYDEYRQSDGSEAVARKAHGQLAEWIMNHVLKIDMEIGKSHRQMQSKSSSSKIGVNG, translated from the coding sequence ATGAGTACGTTATTGAGATTCACGTGGAGTGACGCGCTGAAGACAGGGGTCCCCCTCATCGACGTTCAGCACAAGGAGCTGATCCAGACCTTCAACGACCTGGCGGACGCCATTGAATTAGGTACGGGAAGCAGTGCCATCAAGAAATTGCTTTCCTACCTCAAGTATTATGCCGAATGGCACTTTGAGCGCGAAGAACGATGCGCCGATGCCTGCCGGTGCCCTTTCGCGCAAACCAACAAACGGGCGCACGAACGTTTTGTGGAGATATTCGGTCATCTCTATGACGAATACAGGCAAAGCGATGGCAGCGAAGCGGTCGCGCGCAAGGCGCACGGGCAACTTGCCGAATGGATCATGAACCATGTGCTCAAAATTGACATGGAAATCGGAAAATCGCATCGGCAAATGCAAAGCAAGTCTTCTTCTTCGAAAATTGGGGTGAATGGATAG
- a CDS encoding PPOX class F420-dependent oxidoreductase encodes MTADIEQFHKQQYLNLETFRKDGSGVKTPLWFVRQDDALYMRTLATSWKVKRIRRQSAVRIVPSDAQGAPKGEWVAATAELLPAAENAWVSAAFIKKYGLLKRLIDLRSRWRGYNESSFVVIVARLA; translated from the coding sequence ATGACGGCCGATATTGAGCAGTTTCACAAGCAGCAGTATCTTAATCTGGAAACTTTTCGCAAAGATGGCAGCGGCGTGAAGACGCCGTTGTGGTTTGTGCGGCAAGATGACGCGCTGTACATGCGCACGCTGGCGACGTCGTGGAAGGTAAAACGCATTCGCCGCCAGTCCGCGGTGCGCATTGTGCCCAGTGACGCCCAGGGCGCGCCCAAAGGGGAATGGGTGGCGGCGACGGCGGAATTGCTGCCGGCAGCGGAAAATGCCTGGGTGAGTGCGGCATTTATCAAAAAGTATGGTCTGCTCAAGCGGCTGATCGACTTGCGCAGCCGCTGGCGGGGTTATAACGAAAGTTCATTTGTGGTTATTGTGGCGCGTTTGGCATGA
- a CDS encoding glycosyltransferase family 39 protein, translated as MFPHSSRRLRPNWPLLLITLAAFALRVWRLDAVPPGWRDDELINVFVISQKVLNGQWALFYPDASGHEFLYHALNALLFALFGANALGFRLLSALFGTLAVPLTYQLGRRLFSHRLGLIAAAALAASFWSLVYSRIGLRHISVTVWALLAFIFFWQGLQMPAQIPAPGSWPRRWLSRYGAFTGAAFFAGLGFYTYFAGRGLPLILLAFCGYLALWQHPLLRAHWRGLALAFGLMLLLALPLAVTLRQQPEAQGRVAELAAPLAAARAGDFAPLWRQTATTLRMFDADGDPEWLYNIPHRPVFGPGGAALLWLGVGLALWQGGRLSFAAKGARAGALPYVFLLGWWIAGISPAFISIPPASFGHTIIAQPATFLVAALPLDWLARRRGRGAGVLAALLGIAFVLSVGTRDLPAYFEDWASRGNTRFLYHANMRDVADYAATHPDLTDFGVTDLLAGPWSRLALQMDLANAARTDARPRLYDPRRAIFLALGDDPAVNFHGYPEVPDAFVPLYGPPLAQVGGFTLARVMSSPLPASAPLACFENGLCALATNYDTAAGVLEITWRVARTLDLPPLPLISNPPPPGVYAGPRLWVFAQLVDGAGHFLSGDDGFWVDPQTLEVGDVFRQRHVLRPPEGTTAAAVLFGLYDPLTGVRVRGNAGTDHIQLPLP; from the coding sequence ATGTTCCCCCATTCCTCTCGCCGACTCCGCCCCAACTGGCCCCTGCTGCTGATTACGCTGGCGGCCTTCGCCCTGCGCGTGTGGCGGCTGGACGCCGTTCCCCCAGGCTGGCGAGACGATGAGTTGATTAACGTCTTCGTCATCTCCCAAAAAGTCCTCAATGGACAGTGGGCGCTCTTCTACCCGGACGCCTCCGGCCACGAATTCCTCTATCACGCCCTGAACGCGCTTCTTTTCGCCCTGTTTGGGGCCAATGCCCTCGGCTTTCGTCTGCTGTCCGCGCTGTTTGGTACGCTGGCCGTGCCTCTCACCTACCAATTGGGGCGTCGCCTTTTTAGCCACCGCCTGGGCCTGATCGCCGCTGCCGCGCTGGCCGCCAGTTTCTGGTCGCTGGTCTACTCCCGCATTGGCCTGCGCCACATTAGTGTGACGGTGTGGGCGCTGCTGGCGTTCATTTTCTTCTGGCAAGGGCTGCAAATGCCGGCACAAATTCCCGCCCCAGGATCATGGCCCCGCCGATGGCTCAGCCGTTATGGCGCGTTCACGGGCGCGGCCTTTTTTGCCGGCCTGGGTTTCTACACCTATTTTGCCGGGCGGGGCTTGCCGTTGATTTTGCTGGCCTTTTGCGGCTACCTGGCGCTGTGGCAGCATCCGCTGCTGCGCGCCCACTGGCGCGGCCTGGCGCTTGCCTTTGGCCTGATGCTGCTGCTGGCGCTGCCCCTGGCGGTCACGCTGCGTCAGCAACCGGAGGCGCAGGGGCGGGTGGCGGAGCTGGCTGCGCCACTGGCGGCGGCGCGCGCGGGGGATTTCGCGCCGCTGTGGCGGCAGACGGCAACCACGCTGCGCATGTTCGACGCGGATGGCGACCCGGAGTGGTTATATAACATTCCCCATCGCCCGGTGTTTGGCCCGGGGGGCGCGGCGCTGCTCTGGTTGGGAGTGGGGTTGGCGTTGTGGCAGGGGGGGCGACTGAGTTTCGCGGCAAAGGGGGCGCGGGCGGGGGCGCTGCCATATGTGTTTTTGTTGGGGTGGTGGATTGCCGGCATTTCCCCCGCCTTCATCAGCATCCCCCCCGCCAGCTTTGGTCACACCATCATCGCCCAGCCCGCCACCTTTCTCGTCGCCGCCCTGCCCCTGGATTGGCTCGCCCGACGGCGCGGGCGCGGCGCGGGCGTGCTGGCCGCCTTGTTGGGCATCGCCTTCGTCCTCTCCGTGGGCACGCGCGACCTGCCCGCCTACTTCGAGGACTGGGCCAGCCGCGGCAACACCCGCTTTCTCTACCACGCCAATATGCGCGACGTGGCCGATTACGCCGCCACGCATCCCGATCTGACCGATTTTGGCGTCACCGATCTGCTGGCCGGTCCCTGGAGCCGCCTGGCGCTGCAAATGGACCTGGCGAACGCCGCCCGCACCGATGCCCGCCCACGCCTGTATGACCCCCGGCGCGCCATTTTCCTGGCGCTGGGGGACGATCCCGCCGTCAATTTCCACGGCTACCCGGAAGTGCCCGACGCCTTCGTGCCGCTGTATGGGCCGCCGCTGGCGCAAGTGGGCGGCTTTACGTTGGCGCGGGTGATGTCGTCGCCGCTGCCGGCATCCGCGCCGCTGGCTTGCTTTGAGAATGGATTGTGCGCCCTGGCCACCAATTATGACACGGCGGCGGGCGTGCTGGAGATCACCTGGCGAGTTGCCCGTACCTTAGATTTGCCGCCGCTGCCGCTGATCAGCAATCCGCCGCCGCCGGGCGTGTACGCGGGGCCGCGGTTGTGGGTGTTCGCGCAGTTGGTGGATGGCGCCGGACATTTTCTCAGCGGGGATGACGGGTTCTGGGTGGACCCGCAAACGCTGGAGGTGGGGGATGTTTTTCGCCAGCGGCATGTGTTGCGTCCGCCGGAGGGGACGACGGCGGCGGCAGTGCTGTTTGGACTTTATGATCCTTTAACGGGTGTCAGGGTGCGGGGAAATGCCGGCACAGACCACATCCAACTCCCTCTGCCCTAA
- a CDS encoding glycosyltransferase family 39 protein, whose protein sequence is MEDQPAMKFARNIPPRWRVGGWLLLILLVAATLRLVALSHVPPGFTHDEADHGLDAWGVVNGIRPIYFTVGYGREPLFDYSTAILMAFLGPTYLAGRLTAVFYSLLMVAGSYAWVRRAFERRLALLTAAGLAVSFWGVMTGRQALRSVTMPAFFLLAATCYWNGLRPPHQKRWFIYAGIFLGITFYTYLPARLTWALFPGLLLFTALLRRDALPHRWRGTAITLLLAGIIGSPLFYHLQTTAAEARLTQLSGPLNAAAAGDFAPLWHNFRASLRLFTLTGDTLWRYNIPGKPWLGWGMGILFYLGLLLALIQIGRWLAQRNPAAADRAESLIFALAWLVAGMVPAFITGPEASTTRAIAMQPILYLFPALPLIAAYDWLAASARGRRETVWRRVGPLLALLLFAAVGAQTARDYFHTWANNPEVRVQYESTLVAGINYLNEHGSGAAAISTATPDRFHSPSTALMTLRNPAVDLRWFNGAGSLLLPQAEQATLLFPGFAPLHPDLARYFTAVAPPVVLPLRPTDEDRPLTIYTVVPLDLQAQWGDQFQPFRADLDNAASLLGYEVQTPALAAGETARLATWWQARQSRDGLVFFTHLTLDGPPLAQADRLDVPSYYWHAGDQFIQLHTFTVPPDLPPGAYALIIGAYVCPAPPCAQPPRLTIFTDDAAPADHLRLPTPIVVTAP, encoded by the coding sequence ATGGAAGACCAACCGGCCATGAAGTTCGCCAGGAACATTCCCCCACGATGGCGCGTAGGGGGCTGGTTGCTGCTCATCCTGCTGGTCGCGGCGACGCTACGCCTGGTCGCCCTCAGCCACGTCCCCCCCGGCTTCACGCACGACGAGGCGGACCACGGCCTGGATGCCTGGGGCGTGGTCAACGGCATTCGCCCCATCTACTTCACGGTCGGCTACGGGCGCGAGCCGCTGTTCGACTACAGCACGGCCATTTTGATGGCCTTCTTGGGGCCTACCTACCTGGCGGGGCGGCTGACGGCGGTTTTTTACAGCCTGCTGATGGTGGCGGGCAGTTATGCCTGGGTGCGGCGGGCGTTTGAGCGGCGGCTGGCGCTGCTGACAGCGGCGGGGTTGGCGGTGAGTTTCTGGGGGGTGATGACGGGGCGGCAGGCGTTGCGGTCGGTGACGATGCCGGCATTTTTCCTCCTCGCCGCCACCTGTTACTGGAACGGCCTGCGCCCACCTCACCAGAAACGTTGGTTCATTTATGCCGGCATCTTCCTCGGCATCACCTTCTACACCTACCTCCCCGCCCGCCTCACCTGGGCGCTCTTCCCCGGCCTCCTCCTGTTCACCGCCCTCCTGCGCCGCGACGCCCTCCCCCACCGCTGGCGCGGCACAGCCATCACCCTCCTCCTTGCCGGCATCATCGGCTCCCCCCTCTTTTACCACCTGCAAACCACCGCCGCCGAAGCCCGCCTCACCCAGCTAAGCGGCCCCCTGAACGCCGCCGCCGCCGGGGACTTCGCCCCCCTCTGGCACAACTTCCGCGCCAGCCTGCGCCTCTTTACCCTCACCGGGGACACCCTCTGGCGCTACAACATTCCCGGCAAACCGTGGCTAGGGTGGGGCATGGGCATCCTCTTTTACCTCGGCCTGCTGCTGGCACTGATTCAGATTGGGCGCTGGCTGGCGCAACGCAACCCCGCCGCGGCGGATCGGGCGGAATCGCTGATTTTCGCCCTTGCCTGGCTGGTTGCCGGCATGGTTCCCGCCTTCATCACCGGACCGGAAGCCAGCACCACCCGCGCCATCGCCATGCAGCCCATCCTCTACCTCTTCCCCGCGCTGCCCCTCATCGCCGCCTACGATTGGCTGGCAGCATCCGCCAGGGGAAGGCGCGAGACTGTCTGGCGGCGGGTCGGTCCGCTCCTGGCCCTGCTCCTGTTCGCCGCCGTGGGCGCGCAAACCGCGCGCGACTACTTCCATACCTGGGCCAACAACCCCGAAGTGCGCGTGCAGTATGAGAGTACGCTCGTTGCCGGCATAAACTACCTCAACGAACATGGCAGCGGTGCGGCAGCCATCTCCACCGCCACCCCCGACCGCTTCCACAGCCCCTCCACCGCGCTCATGACCCTGCGCAACCCCGCCGTCGATCTGCGCTGGTTCAACGGAGCCGGCAGCCTCCTGCTGCCCCAGGCGGAGCAGGCCACCCTCCTCTTCCCCGGTTTCGCTCCGCTCCATCCCGACCTGGCGCGCTATTTTACCGCCGTCGCGCCGCCGGTCGTGCTGCCGCTGCGCCCCACCGACGAGGACCGCCCCCTGACGATTTACACCGTTGTCCCGCTCGATTTGCAGGCGCAGTGGGGCGACCAGTTTCAACCATTCCGCGCCGACCTGGATAACGCCGCGTCCCTCCTCGGCTACGAGGTGCAGACCCCCGCCCTGGCCGCCGGCGAAACGGCGCGACTGGCAACCTGGTGGCAGGCGCGTCAATCACGCGATGGCCTCGTTTTCTTCACCCATCTGACCCTGGACGGACCGCCCCTGGCGCAGGCCGACCGCCTGGATGTCCCCAGCTACTACTGGCACGCGGGCGATCAGTTCATCCAATTGCACACCTTCACCGTTCCGCCCGATCTGCCTCCCGGCGCCTACGCGCTCATCATCGGCGCGTATGTTTGTCCCGCGCCGCCGTGCGCGCAGCCGCCGCGCCTGACCATCTTCACCGATGACGCCGCCCCCGCCGACCACCTGCGGCTGCCCACGCCCATCGTCGTCACCGCACCCTAG
- a CDS encoding peptide ABC transporter substrate-binding protein: protein MMCTDLEMPAFFPPPTPHLTLPPDAPRSTWRRRLSRRFIARCRRIALAALGIVLLASCRQSNDNNIVVTEVLQVEGGTRVVTRLVERTVEVPITTVPLPVSAESEPVALDISFQSGELPRLDPQRTIDAEALDLVENLFIGLTRQNQENARIEPALATNWEVSADGRTWTFHLRDDLYWVRPVTGGQVARVRPVTAADVVYAFRRACDSRTDTPYVFILYIMEGCEAVNRAPNPSAVDFSLLAVAAPDRRTVVVHLTRPANHFLALTSLWVLRPLPAEIIEEYGEDWDLPANILTNGPFLISPTSTKGIQTILLRNPFWPLLFRGNVDVVNIYHVDTKAAYELWREKALDLAPVPASARANVMAEIPPRFDVISEQQVFYLAYNFDSPVFGLPEMRRAFGAAIDRVRLVEEVYGGEGAPMRHFAPEGIVGSLRRDEVGTGYNGDYARQQLAASPFRDCRLMPPIRYMVSASDIDLQQAELIRQMWADELKCPQELIQIEQVQFGTLLAQTRPDAGTERPDVWSLGWASYYPDAQNWFGDVLHCTESENRQRRSCGEVDDLIMAAEQSASQDDRWGLYRDIERALFAQDGIEPLTPLYARARLVMQQSWLQYAPAYFGGEQYDTYLVDWASKQLERTQ from the coding sequence ATGATGTGTACGGATTTGGAAATGCCGGCATTCTTCCCTCCCCCTACTCCCCATCTCACCCTTCCGCCCGATGCGCCCCGCTCCACCTGGCGACGGCGACTTTCCCGCCGATTCATCGCTCGCTGCCGCCGTATTGCCCTGGCCGCGTTGGGCATCGTCCTGCTTGCCTCCTGTCGTCAGTCCAACGACAACAACATCGTGGTTACCGAAGTGTTGCAGGTAGAAGGGGGCACGCGCGTCGTTACTCGCCTGGTCGAGCGCACCGTCGAGGTCCCCATTACGACCGTCCCCCTGCCGGTGAGCGCCGAATCAGAGCCGGTGGCCCTGGACATCAGCTTCCAGAGCGGCGAACTCCCCCGACTGGACCCACAGCGCACCATTGACGCCGAAGCGCTGGACCTGGTGGAGAACCTGTTCATTGGCCTGACGCGCCAGAATCAAGAGAATGCGCGTATTGAACCCGCGTTGGCAACCAACTGGGAGGTGAGCGCCGATGGGCGCACCTGGACCTTCCATCTGCGCGATGATCTCTACTGGGTGCGGCCCGTGACCGGGGGGCAGGTGGCGCGCGTACGCCCGGTGACGGCGGCGGATGTGGTGTATGCCTTCCGCCGCGCCTGCGACAGCCGCACAGACACGCCTTATGTTTTCATTCTGTACATCATGGAAGGCTGCGAGGCTGTCAACCGTGCCCCCAACCCGTCCGCCGTTGACTTTTCGTTGCTGGCCGTCGCCGCGCCGGACAGGCGGACGGTCGTTGTGCATCTGACGCGCCCGGCTAATCATTTTCTGGCCTTGACCAGTTTGTGGGTATTGCGCCCGCTGCCGGCGGAAATCATTGAGGAATATGGCGAGGATTGGGATTTGCCGGCAAACATCCTCACCAATGGCCCCTTTCTCATCAGCCCCACCTCCACCAAAGGGATACAGACCATCCTGCTGCGTAACCCATTCTGGCCGTTGCTTTTTCGCGGCAACGTGGACGTGGTGAACATCTACCACGTAGACACGAAAGCGGCTTATGAATTATGGCGAGAGAAGGCGTTGGATTTGGCCCCTGTGCCGGCATCCGCGCGCGCAAACGTCATGGCGGAAATCCCCCCCCGCTTCGATGTCATCTCCGAGCAGCAGGTTTTTTACCTTGCCTATAACTTCGACAGTCCCGTCTTTGGTTTGCCGGAAATGCGACGCGCCTTTGGGGCAGCTATTGACCGCGTCCGCCTCGTTGAGGAAGTCTACGGCGGCGAAGGCGCGCCCATGCGCCACTTCGCGCCGGAAGGCATCGTTGGTTCCCTGCGCCGCGACGAAGTAGGCACGGGCTACAATGGCGACTACGCCCGCCAGCAGTTGGCTGCCAGCCCCTTTCGCGACTGCCGCCTGATGCCGCCCATCCGCTATATGGTCAGCGCCTCCGACATTGATTTGCAGCAGGCGGAGTTGATCCGCCAGATGTGGGCGGACGAGTTGAAATGTCCCCAAGAGCTGATCCAGATTGAACAAGTGCAGTTTGGCACGCTGCTGGCGCAAACGCGCCCCGATGCCGGCACGGAACGCCCCGATGTGTGGAGCCTGGGTTGGGCATCCTACTATCCCGACGCGCAAAACTGGTTTGGCGACGTGCTGCACTGCACCGAGAGCGAGAATCGGCAGCGGCGGTCTTGCGGCGAAGTGGACGACCTGATTATGGCTGCCGAGCAGAGTGCCTCGCAAGATGATCGTTGGGGTCTCTACCGCGACATCGAGCGTGCATTATTCGCGCAGGATGGCATCGAACCGTTGACGCCGCTGTATGCACGGGCGCGACTGGTGATGCAACAATCCTGGCTGCAATATGCGCCGGCCTATTTCGGCGGCGAACAGTACGACACCTATCTCGTTGATTGGGCTAGTAAACAGTTGGAACGGACTCAGTAA
- the rsmG gene encoding 16S rRNA (guanine(527)-N(7))-methyltransferase RsmG, whose product MTLLAVEAEGLGLSLTEAQLTQFALYQTLLLDWNERINLTAIKTPPEIQIRHFLDSLTCALVMGNLEERRLIDVGTGAGFPGLPLKILFPTMRLTLVDSVAKKTRFLAAVVEALGLTDVTILAERAETLGQHSAHRERYDWAAARSVAELRVLAEYLLPLCRVGGAMLAQKGESAAAEAASAAGALAVLGGGAVQLTPVQLPQRVLPRQYLPHYLVVVPKERPTPVMYPRRVGMPAKKPL is encoded by the coding sequence ATGACATTGCTGGCCGTGGAGGCGGAAGGGCTGGGGCTGTCTCTGACGGAAGCGCAGTTAACCCAGTTTGCGCTGTACCAGACGCTGCTGCTGGACTGGAACGAGCGCATCAATCTGACGGCGATCAAGACGCCCCCGGAAATTCAGATACGCCATTTTCTGGACAGCCTCACCTGCGCCCTGGTCATGGGCAACCTGGAGGAGCGGCGATTGATTGACGTGGGCACGGGGGCGGGTTTCCCTGGATTGCCGCTGAAAATCCTTTTCCCTACGATGCGGTTGACGTTGGTGGACAGCGTGGCGAAGAAGACGCGCTTTCTGGCTGCTGTCGTGGAGGCGCTGGGATTGACGGATGTGACGATTCTGGCGGAGCGGGCGGAGACGCTGGGCCAGCATTCGGCGCACCGGGAACGGTATGATTGGGCGGCGGCGCGTAGCGTGGCGGAGTTGCGCGTGCTGGCGGAATATTTGCTGCCACTGTGCCGCGTGGGGGGAGCGATGCTGGCGCAAAAGGGGGAGAGCGCGGCGGCGGAAGCGGCCAGCGCGGCGGGCGCGTTGGCGGTGTTGGGTGGTGGTGCGGTGCAGTTGACGCCGGTGCAGCTACCGCAACGGGTGTTGCCGCGGCAGTACCTGCCGCATTATCTGGTGGTGGTTCCGAAGGAGCGGCCTACGCCAGTTATGTATCCACGTCGGGTGGGAATGCCGGCAAAAAAACCGCTCTAG